CTCAAGCTCCCCGGCAAGTTTGTCAAGCTCGTCTAATTTTTTCTCAAGCTCTTCAACTTTCCTTCTAAGTTTTGGAATTTGAGGAGAAAGCTCATTTATCTGCTTAATAACACTGCTTAGTTCTTTCTCGGCATCTTTAATCATCTCATCTATGTTCTTCATCGCGTTCAAGTATTCTTCAATTCCCTTAATTTTGGAGTCTATCACTTTTCTGACCTCAAGGAGGTTTTTGTATGCGTTTTCGTATTTATCAAGCCCTAACACTTTCCTCACAACTTTCTCTCTGCTTTCATCACTCTCAAGTATTGCATCAATCTCTCCCTGTCTTATGTAAATTGCATTGACAAAAATGTCATAAGGAATAAGCCTTTCCATCCAGTCTCTCACAGCCTTTTGATTAGCCTCGGTTACATAGTGCCAAGTGCCGTCATAGTACTTAGCAAAGGCGATGCCCCTCGTTATGTTGCGGTGAACTTGATATTTCACCCCATCTTTTTCAAAGAATATCGTTATCTCTGTGCTTTTTCCATTAACACGGAGGAAGCTGTCCTTTTTTAAGTCTTTAGGCTTTGCAGGCCAGTATAAGCCAACGAGTATCGCATCAAGCAGGGAGCTTTTTCCAGAACCATTTTGACCTATTATCAGGTTTATTCCAGACGTAAAAGTTACTTTAGTAAATTCATGAGAGCGGAAGTCTCTCACAATGATTTTTTCAATTCTCATATTCTCACCCCTTCAACCAAGCCAAAATATCAGATTTTTTCTTTGGAGGAACTTTTTTCACTTTTTTCTCAGTTTTTTGGATCTTTACTTCTCTTTCCACCTGTGGCTCTGTCTTTTGGAGCTTTTCTTCTGTCTTTTCCTTCTCAACGACATTCTTGTCAGCATTAGTAGAATCTTCTATGCCCTCCAAGATGAGCTTTATTATCTCATCGAACTCCTCAAAGTCCTTCTCTCCAACTCTCTCAATTACCTTAAGTTCCATAGGTGTGAAAAACTCGCTTGCAGTTGTCCCTTTTGCCTTCAAGAGAGAAACTCTACCGAACTTTGTCCTTATATAAAGATATTTAACCTTGAAAACATCATGGAGGAAGGAAACGTCAAAAGGCTTTTCCCATTCAATATGGACTCTTAAAAATGCTTCATTCGGTATCTTTGCCGCTAACCTTTTCAGCTCCCTTCTCGCAACACTTTCATTTGCCTTTATCCTAACATCATAGAAAGGTCTGACGTCCAATTTAATGAACTTGGGCTTAAAGTCTTCAACTATTAAAAAGCCCTTGTCCTCTCCAGCTTGAGGTAGAAACTTATTTCCATCCCACCTATATCTGATCTCATAATCCCCAAAGTCCCACCTCTGCAGTGAACCGGGATAAGCTACGATGCCAAGACCCCTGCTCGTCTGCCACCTCTTGTGTATATGCCCCATTGCATAATAGAGAAAACCATCTGGCAGGTCCTCAAGGCTTATCTCAAAGTAATCTCTCTGGGTTTCAAGATAAAGCTTGTCCATCATCTCCTTTATCCCCTGATGGAGCATCAGTATGGCATCTCCACCTGGCTTGAAATAATCGCTGAGCTTATTTCTCTCAAACCATGCGGCGCTCATGAACTTCATTCCATAAATCTCAATGCTCTTATTCCCTTTCTCAAAAACTCCCCTGACAATTAATTTTCCATTGACTTTTTCTGTAGTTTGGTATTCATTCTCCTTTTTCTCCTCGCTGAATCCAAGAAGATGAATCAATCCCAAAGACTCAAGGAGATGATAGGCGGAGATTCTCTTCTGGGTTCTGTCATGATTTCCTTCAACGGCAAAAACTGGAATGTTATCTTCTTTCGGAATCGACAAAATATCAATAGCATCTTTAATGGTCTGGGGGCTTGGATTACTCCTGTGGAATAAATCTCCAGCTATCAAAATAAAATCAACTTTCTCCTCAACTGCTTTTTTTATCGCCATTTCAAAGGCTTCTCTGAACTCTTCAGCTCTATAGGGCAAGCGATACTGCTCAAACCCAAGATGGGCGTCAGCAATGTGGGCAAATTTAAAGGTCATACTCTATCCCCTCATCCTCATAAATCTGCTGAATTTCCCTCTCCCTTTCTTCTTCCTCAGCCCTCTTGAGCCATCTTGAGACGACCCCTATATCCTCACCACCGTAATCTCCGCCTTTAGATTTGAAGTTGTGTATTTTGACCAGAGCGGGCAAAGCAATTGCTTGACCAACTATCACAGCCTCACCTTTACCGAGAGAGGCTATATCTGAGAGCAAATCAGAGCTCAGCTGTTCACTCGCTTTGAGAACATAATCTTGGTCTTTTGGATTCACAATCCTCAAAATTATCTTCGTGTTTGTTTGACTCAAGACATCCTCATTCAGCTTATTTGGTCTTTGGGAGACTATCCCCAACCCTACACCGAATTTTCTGCCTTCCCTTGCAATCCTGCTTAAAATTCTCACAGCGTCATTGTGCTCTCCTTGCGGAGCAAAGATGTGAGCCTCTTCCACAATCAGAAGGATTGGTTCAGCAAGGGCTTTGCTCTTAGCCTCAACATCCCTCATAGTTTTTTCAAGCTCCCTCATTTCTTCCTCAAGCTTTGAAGTTCTGGCAACTCTGCTTTCTCTCAATTCTTCCTTTATGCGTTCAAGCTTCTTCCTTGCTTTTTCGTAATCCACTCTCGCCTCAAATATAGCATGCAAAAGCTTACCAACGACAACTTTCATCTGCCCCTCATCCAAAGGACCTAAATCAATGACATTTGCTTTACCCGGCTCAATTTGGGAAATCAAATCCTCACTCGTCAATAATGCTCCATAGTTTCTCAGGAATCTTCTGATTCTCAGGACAACTCCCCTTAAAGTATCAACTCTCTCCGACTTGAGCTCCTCAGTGAGGTAACTCTGCTTTGCTCCATCCCAGTACCTTGCCTCCTTGTGTCTTATCCAATCGCCTATCACATCCATAAGCTTTTCGATAATCTCCCTGCCGCCAAGATTAGGATAGTCATGCTTAACTGTTTCCCAAGCCTTAGCTAAGAACTCTCTCTGAATTGTCGCATTCTTTGCAACCTCGATCAAATCAGCCAGTTCTTCACTGTCCATCTCCTCTGGTCTTATTTTAGCTTCAATTATCTTGACATACTCTTTTCCAGTATTTGGAAGCTTTAGCTTAATATAATCCCCATGAGGGTCAAGAACAACAACGGTACCTCTAAGCTTTTCAACAATCTGGCTAATCATCACAGCCACAGTATTTGATTTACCAGCACCCGTAACAGCCAAAACTGCAAAATGCCTTGAAACGAGCTCATCAGCATTCAGATAAATTGGAACACTTTCTCTCAAAAGAAGATTTCCAACCTCTATGTATCCAACTCCGGGGTTATATATTGCCCTGAGAACTTCGTCGCTTAAACGATATACTTTCCTACCATTAGGAATGGGCACTCTATTTGGCAAAACCTCAACTTTTTCTCCATTAATTTTAATTTTACCAAGGATTCTTACAGTAGCTATAAGTTCTTCATTAGCTTCAATACTATCCCCATACTGTTCTAAATCCAATTGAAGAGCATGATAAGTGCTTTTTCCTCCGCTGAGAAGCCAGTTTATATTTTCGAGCTTTCTGATGTTGCCAATGACCCACTCTCCCTCTCTATTTTGGGCAACAACGAATTCTCCGAATCGTAATTCGGCATCAGGCTGAGCAGAGAACGTGTAGTTTGTGACAGTTGCCTCTCCTCTGACTATACCAACGACCTCTTCTGTTACTCTCATATTATCACCATCTCATAATTACTCCTGACGTGAATATAAATCTTTGTCAATAGACAAAAGGAGAAATCAGCCAGGAATCCGCTCATCATCTTTTCATCAGGATCAAGGGCACTCATCACTGAGCATAGCTCTTCATGGAATCTTTTAAATCTTGCTCCCAAAATGTTAAAAGTTCTTGGGGAGTAAATTAAAACATGAGTGCATCTTCAAGAGACCTGCCACAGATGAAAAGAATTCCGCTGAGCTTAGTTGTAATCAGACCTGCAAAGCTTTTTGATTTACCCGAAATAGTTAGGATTGAGCATCAATCATTCAGAGAGCAGTACCCGAGGGGACTCTTTATGATGTTCTTAGAAAACAACCCAGACACTTTTTTGGTCGCTGAGTACAATGGAAAAGTTGTGGGCTATGTTATGGCATATCTAAAGCCAGATTTGGAAGGACACGTGATGAGCATAGCCGTTGATCCCCTTTACAGGGGAAACGGGATAGGTAAGGCTTTGATGATTTCAGTTATTAACAAGCTCATAGAAAGAGGAGCAAAGTATATAGGATTGGAGGTTAGGGTAAGCAATGAAAGGGCTATAAAGCTTTACGAAAGGCTTGGATTTAGGAAGGTGAAGAGGATCATCGGCTATTACTCAGATGGAGAGGATGCGTACTATATGGTTTTACCAGCGAACGAATGGAGGGAAGGGAATTGAAGGAACCAATAGCCTTTTATCTCAGTGGAGAAAGGGTTTTTAGTGAAAGGGAGAAGGCAATAAATCAGTTTTACAACAAGCGGTATTTTGGAGAAGTTGTTAATGGGAAACTCTTCTTAT
Above is a genomic segment from Thermococcus sp. SY098 containing:
- the mre11 gene encoding DNA double-strand break repair protein Mre11, with product MTFKFAHIADAHLGFEQYRLPYRAEEFREAFEMAIKKAVEEKVDFILIAGDLFHRSNPSPQTIKDAIDILSIPKEDNIPVFAVEGNHDRTQKRISAYHLLESLGLIHLLGFSEEKKENEYQTTEKVNGKLIVRGVFEKGNKSIEIYGMKFMSAAWFERNKLSDYFKPGGDAILMLHQGIKEMMDKLYLETQRDYFEISLEDLPDGFLYYAMGHIHKRWQTSRGLGIVAYPGSLQRWDFGDYEIRYRWDGNKFLPQAGEDKGFLIVEDFKPKFIKLDVRPFYDVRIKANESVARRELKRLAAKIPNEAFLRVHIEWEKPFDVSFLHDVFKVKYLYIRTKFGRVSLLKAKGTTASEFFTPMELKVIERVGEKDFEEFDEIIKLILEGIEDSTNADKNVVEKEKTEEKLQKTEPQVEREVKIQKTEKKVKKVPPKKKSDILAWLKG
- the herA gene encoding DNA double-strand break repair helicase HerA, which produces MRVTEEVVGIVRGEATVTNYTFSAQPDAELRFGEFVVAQNREGEWVIGNIRKLENINWLLSGGKSTYHALQLDLEQYGDSIEANEELIATVRILGKIKINGEKVEVLPNRVPIPNGRKVYRLSDEVLRAIYNPGVGYIEVGNLLLRESVPIYLNADELVSRHFAVLAVTGAGKSNTVAVMISQIVEKLRGTVVVLDPHGDYIKLKLPNTGKEYVKIIEAKIRPEEMDSEELADLIEVAKNATIQREFLAKAWETVKHDYPNLGGREIIEKLMDVIGDWIRHKEARYWDGAKQSYLTEELKSERVDTLRGVVLRIRRFLRNYGALLTSEDLISQIEPGKANVIDLGPLDEGQMKVVVGKLLHAIFEARVDYEKARKKLERIKEELRESRVARTSKLEEEMRELEKTMRDVEAKSKALAEPILLIVEEAHIFAPQGEHNDAVRILSRIAREGRKFGVGLGIVSQRPNKLNEDVLSQTNTKIILRIVNPKDQDYVLKASEQLSSDLLSDIASLGKGEAVIVGQAIALPALVKIHNFKSKGGDYGGEDIGVVSRWLKRAEEEEREREIQQIYEDEGIEYDL
- the rimI gene encoding ribosomal protein S18-alanine N-acetyltransferase; protein product: MSASSRDLPQMKRIPLSLVVIRPAKLFDLPEIVRIEHQSFREQYPRGLFMMFLENNPDTFLVAEYNGKVVGYVMAYLKPDLEGHVMSIAVDPLYRGNGIGKALMISVINKLIERGAKYIGLEVRVSNERAIKLYERLGFRKVKRIIGYYSDGEDAYYMVLPANEWREGN